ATCTGCACTCGCCCGGCGTGTTCGTCGCCGGCGCCGTCTTTACTTTGGCGGGAACTGTCTATGTTCTCTACCTCTTGCCCGACTGGTTCCTGCGCCTCCTGCTGTTCTTCCTCACACACACGCTCTACCGCATCAAGGTCATAGGCCGCGACAACATCCCGGAAAAAGGCGGCGCGCTGTTCGTCTCCAACCACATGTCATTTGTGGACGTGGCGCTGCTCATCGCCTCCACTGACCGGCCGATCCGCTTTGTCATGTTCCAAGGAATTTATGACCAGCCCATGATCAAGCCGTTCGCCAAAATGATGGGGGCGATTCCCATATCGTCCGAGCTGCGGCCGCGGGAGATGATCCGTTCGCTCCGCACCGCCAGCGACGCCATCCGCAACGGGGAGATTGTCTGCATTTTCGCTGAAGGCCAGATCACGCGCACCGGGCAGCTGCTGCCTTTCCGCCGCGGGATGGAACGCATCATGAAGGGAGTGGACGCGCCCATTGTTCCCGTCAATCTCCACGGCGTGTGGGGCAGCGTCTTCAGCTTTGAGCGCAATCGCTTTTTGTGGAAGTTTCCCCGGCGCATTCCTTATCCGGTGACCGTGAGTTTCGGCAAGTGGCTTCCCGCCGACGCGCCCGCCGTGGAAGTGCGGCGCGCGGTGCAGGAGTTGCAGACCGCCGCCTTCGCCGCCGACTACAAACCCAAGCTCACGCTGGACAAGACTTTTGTGCACACCTGCCGCCGCTATCCGTGGCGTTTTGCCGCCGCCGACGGGCGCGTCCCCAAAATCAGCTTTGCCGGACTGCTCAACAAAACCATCTTTGTCGCGCGACGCATGAAGCCTTTGTGGCAAGACCAGGAAATGGTGGGCATCCTGCTGCCGCCGTCCGTGGGCGGAGCGCTGGTGAACTACGCCGCCTCGCTGCTGGGACGCGTTCCAGTCAACCTGAATTACACGGCCAATAATGAAGTGCTGGCGTCGTGCGCCAAGCAATGCAACCTGCAAACGGTGATTACATCGAAGGCGTTCCTCGAGCGCTTCCCGGCCATGCAGATTCCCGGCAAGACCATCCTGCTGGAAGACGCGCTGGACGCGCCGCGGCTCGGCGAAAAGCTGGCCGCGCTGCTCTTGGCGTGGACGTTCCCCTTTCAACTGCTCAAGCGCGCGCTGGGCGCAAAACCGCAAGGCGCCGGTGACCTGGCCACGGTGATCTTCTCCAGCGGCAGCACCGGCGATCCCAAGGGCGTGATGCTCACGCACTACAACATCTATTCCAACATTCGCCAGGTCACCCAGGTCTTCATGCTGCAAGGCAAAGACAAGGTCCTGGGCATTCTGCCGTTCTTCCATTCGTTCGGTTTCACCGCAACGCTGTGGATGCCGGTGGTGCACGGCATTGGCGTGGTGTTCCATCCCAGCCCGCTGGACTCAAAGTCCATCAGCGCGCTGGTGTCGAAGTACAGTGTCACCTTCCTGGTGGCCACGCCGACGTTTCTGCAAGCCTACATGCGGCGCTGTTCGCCGGAACATTTTGGCAGCTTGCAGTACGTGATGGTCGGCGCGGAGAAACTGCCGGAACGCGTGGCCCTGGCGTTTGAAGATGTTTTTGGCATTCGTCCGCTCGAAGGCTACGGATGCACGGAGTGTTCGCCTGTCGTCGCCGTGAACGGGCGTGACTTCCGCGCTCCCGGCTTCCGCCAGGTGGGCGGCCGCCGCGGGACCATTGGACATCCTCTGCCCGGCGTAAGCGTAAAGGTGGTTGATCCTGACACGCTCGAACCTTTGCCGCCCGGCAAGCCCGGCATGCTGATGGTGAAAGGCCCCAACGTGATGAAAGGTTACCTGGGCCGTCCGGAGAAGACCGCAGAAGTGTTGAAAGACGGCTGGTACATCACTGGCGACATCGCCAACCTGGAAGAAGACGGCTTCTTGACCATCACCGACCGCTTGACGCGCTTCAGCAAGATCGGCGGCGAGATGGTGCCGCACATCAAAGTTGAAGACAAATTGCACGAGCTGGCCGGCGCGACGGAGCAGGTGTTTGCCGTGGCCGCCGTCCCCGACGAGAAAAAAGGTGAGCGCCTGGTGGTGCTGCACACCCTCAGCGACGACAAGCTGGCTCCGGTCGTGGAAAAACTTGCCGGCTGTGATTTGCCTGCATTGTGGAAGCCGCGCAAAGACCAGTTCTTCCACGTGGACGCGCTGCCCTACCTGGGCACCGGCAAATTGGACCTGCGTAGTATGAAGGCCAAGGCCGCGGAACTGGCGGGAGCGTCTGCGTAGAAGCAGATAGCTCTCAATCGCCGAGGCCATGTCGTCACAGCCATGAAATGCATTCACTCCTAACCTCAAGAGCCTGTTCGGCTTTCGCAACCCTGTTTACATCGCCGACAACAAGTGCCAGAATAACCGCCGGCCAGCATCCAATAAACAGGCCTTGATGTCCTCTCCTGGAACCATCCACGAAGGCGCGCAGCCCCGGCAACCCATGCTGGTCCGGTTGGTTATTGCGCTGCCCAACTGGGGACTGCGCGTTCTGCTGTGGGTGCTGAGCCGCATCGTCTATCGCATCAGGGTCCTGGGCAAAGAGAACATCCCGCGCAAGGGCGGCGCGCTGCTGGTGTCGAACCACATGTCATTTGTGGATGTGGTACTCATCAGCGCGGCAGCCAACCGTCCCATTCGTTTTCTGATGTTCCGCGACGTCTATGACAGCCCCTTCATCAAACCGTTTGCGCTGCTGATGCGGGCGATTCCCATCCCCACTGAACTGCGCCCGCGGGACCTGATCGAGTCCTTCCGCGTGGCCAGTGCCGCCATCCGCGCCGGCGAACTGGTCTGCGTGTTCGCCGAAGGCCAGATCACGCGCACCGGCTCCATGCTACCTTTCCGCAAAGGCATGGAGCGGATCATCCGCGGCGTGGACGCGCCTATCATCCCGGTGAACCTGCACGGCGTGTGGGGAAGCATCTTCAGTTACGAGCGTGAGCGTTTTCTGTGGAAAGCCCCGCGGCGCATGCCGTATCCGGTGACGGTCAGCTTTGGCAAGTGGCTGCCTTCCACGGCGAGCGCGTCAGAGGTTCGGACGGCGGTGCAGGAACTGCATGCCGCGGCCTTTGAGGCCGATCGCGCGGCCGATCGCACGCTCGACCGCGTGCTGGTGCGCACCGCGCGCCGCTATCCGTGGCGTTTCTGTATGGGCGACGCGCGCTTCCCCAAAGTCAGCTTCGCTGACATGCTGCTCAAACTGATCTTCGTGACCCGGCGTCTGCGCGCACACTGGAAAGACCAGGAGATGGTGGGCGTGCTGTTGCCGCCGTCGGCCGGCGGCGCGCTGGTGAATTTCGCGGCCACGCTGCTGGGTAAAGTTCCAGTGAATTTGAATTACACCGCCAGCACTGAGGTGCTGGAATCCTGCGCGCAGCAGTGCAAGCTGCAAACGGTGATTACTTCCAAGCTGTTCATGGAGAAGCTGGCGGCCATCAACAAGATTGAAGTTCCCGCGCACACGGTGTATCTGGAAGACGTGCTGGCCAATCCTAAGACCAAGGAAAAGCTGGCGGCGCTGTTCATCGCCTTCTTCCTGCCGTATGCCCTGATGAAGCGCGTGCTGGGCGCGACGAAGCGCACCACCAACGATCTGGCCACCGTCATCTTTTCCAGCGGCAGCACGGGCGATCCCAAGGGCGTGATGCTCACCCATCACAACGTGCTGGCCAACATCCGCCAGATGACCCAGGTGTTCTCGTTCACCAGTGAAGACAAGCTGCTGGGCATACTGCCGTTCTTCCACGCGTTTGGCTTCACCGTAACCCTGTGGCTCACGGCGACCTACGGCGTAGGCGTGGTCTACCATCCCAGCCCGCTGGACGCGCAGATCATCGGCGAGATGACGCGCAAGTACAAAGCCACGTTCCTCATCGCCACGCCGACTTTTTTGCAGGCGTACATGCGCCGCATTCCGCGCGAAGACTTTGCCAGCCTGCGCTGCGTGCTGGTGGGAGCGGAAAAGCTATCGGAGCGCGTGGCGCGAGCCTTTGAGGACACGTTCGGCGTCCGGCCGCTGGAAGGTTACGGGTGCACCGAATGCTCGCCCGTGGTGGCGGTCAATATCTTTGATTTTCGCGGGCCGGGCATCGTGCAGCGCGGCGCGCGCCCGGGGACCATTGGCCAGCCGCTGCCCGGCGTGAGCATCCGCATTGTTGATCCAGATAGCGGCGCGGCGCTTTCGGCGAACACTCCGGGCATGCTGCTGGTACGCGGGCCCAACGTAATGCAGGGTTACCTAGGACGGCCGGAGAAGACGGCGGAAGTACTGCGCGACGGCTGGTACACCACTGGCGACATTGCCGCTGTCGCCGAAGACGGCTTCTTGACCATCACTGACCGGCTCAGCCGCTTCAGCAAGATCGCCGGCGAAATGGTCCCGCACGTGAAAGTGGAAGAGACGCTGCACGAACTGGCGGACACAGCGGAGCAGATTTTCGTAGTTTCCGCCGTGCCGGACGAGAAAAAAGGCGAGCGGCTGATCGTTTTGCACGTTCTCAGCGAAGACCAACTGGCGCCAATCCTGCAGAAGCTTGCGGAGTCCGACCTGCCGGCGCTGTGGAAGCCGCGCAAAGACCAGTTCTTCCGCGTGGACACCCTGCCCTACCTGGGCACCGGAAAGCTCGATCTGCGCGCATTGAAGACGCGAGCCAATGAAGTGGTGATGCCAGTCGCCGGGTGATCTTCCATTTACCAGATGGTGCGCAGCAACGGGCTGGCACGTAATCTCGCGTCGCGGGTGACCAAAGACATTCCTTCCGCCACGGCGGTCGCGCCAATCAACCGGTCGGCGGGATCGGCGGGAAAATCCGCGGGAAATTGAGCTGCCAGCGCTGCGACTTCGGGCGTGATCGGCTTGATGACCACCCCTTCGGTCAGCAGCCGGACCGAGGCATCCACCGTGCCAAAAGCTTGAATCCTACCGCGTGCAATGAGCATGGCCAGTTCCCACAGCGAAATGGAGGCAATGGCCACGCCATCCATTTTTTGCGCCTGCAAGATGGCGGCGTGGGCGGCATGGGACAGACGCTTCCGCTCAGCGACGGCCCACACCAACGCATGAGTATCCAGCAGGATCACCGCAGCGCGTCCCAGGTTTCCGCGGGCACAACCGGCGATTCAATGTCCCCGGTAATTTTCACGGTCCCTTCCAATCGTCCAAGAAAGGGCGCGGGAGTGTCGTCGGCTGGGATCAATTTGGCCACGGCCCGTCCGCGCTTGGTGATCAAGACGGTTTCTTTGGTTCTCTGCACGCTGTCCATCACCGCCAGGCAACGCGCCTTAAACTCGCCGGCAGGCATCTTCTTCATGGTTATATCATCCTGTTCATGGTCATAATAACATGACCATATTAAGAAGAGAAAGGATTTTGACGAATCCGCCGAGTACGGCAAACCGGCAAATGTGGCCTTCCACCGGCACACTTGCCCACCCAAGCCTTCGCCATCGACATATAATTGCCTCTTATGAAGAAAGTTGTCCGCGCCGCCTGCCCGCATGATTGTCCTGACGCTTGTGGCGTGCTGATTACCGTGGAAGACGGGCGCGCGACCAAGGTCCAGGGCGATCCCGCGCATCCGGTGACGCGCGGGTTTCTCTGCGCCAAAGTCACCAAGTACCTGGACCGCGTGTATTCCCCGGACCGCGTGCTGTACCCCATGCGGCGCATCGCGCCCAAGGGAAAAGGCAAGGGCGACGCCTCAGACTTTGCCCGCATCAGTTGGGACGAAGCGCTCAACGAAATTGCAGCGCGCTTCAAGCAAGTTTCCGCCGAGTTCGGCCCGGAAGCGATTCTCCCTTACTCCTACGCCGGCAACATGGGCGTGCTCACCTTTGCCGGTATGGCGTTCCGGTTCTTCCACCGGTTGGGCGCCTCGCAATTGAACCGCACCATCTGCGCCACGGCCGGCGCGGCGGGCAACATGTCGGTTACTGGGCGCAACATCGGGACGGAGCCGGAGCAATTCGCAAAATCGAAATACATTATTGCGTGGGGCGCCAACATCCACGGGACCAACATCCATCTGTGGCCGTTCATCGAAGAAGCGCGGCGCGACGGCGCCAAATTGGTGGTGATTGACCCGTATTTGACGCGCACCGCCAAGGCCGCCGACTGGTATCTGCCCATCAATCCCGGCACGGACGTGGCTCTGGCGTTGAGCATGATGCACGTGATCATCGGCGAAAACCTGCACGACGCTGACTACCTGAGCAAATACACCGTCGGCTTTGAGCAGCTGAAGCAGCGAGTGCAGGATTACCCGCCGGAAAAAGTCGCCCAATGGACCGGAATCTCCGCGGACGACATCCGCAAGCTGGCGCGGGACTACGCCACGCAACGCCCCGCCACCATTCGCGTGAACTACGGCGTGCAACGCGCGGAGAACGGAGGCTCCGCCGTTCGGGCCATCGCCATGCTGCCGTGCGTAACGGGGTCGTGGAAAGAAGTGGGCGGCGGGATGCAACTCTCGCTCAGCGGCTCGTTCGGGCTCAACAACCCGGCCCTGGAACGCCCTGACCTGATGGCCAAAAGCCCTCTGGGACGCGGCGCTCGCATGATCAACATGGTGGAGCTGGGCACGGCGCTTAACCAGCTCGACAATCCTCCGGTCAAGGCCGTGTTTGTTTTCAACTCCAACCCGGCCGTCGTCGCGCCCGACAACAACGAAGTGGTCCGTGGCTTCTCCCGGCCAGACCTGTTTACCGTAGTCCACGAACAGTTTTTTACTGACACCACGAATTTCGCGGACATCGTGCTGCCGGCAACCACGTTCTTTGAACACAAGGACCTGACCAAAGCGTACGGGCATACTTACGTACAGGTTTCCAATCAGGCGATTGCGCCGCTGGGCGAGTGCCGCTCCAATCATGACGTCTTCACCGATCTGGCCGCCCGTATGGGCTTCACCGAAGACTGCTTCCTCCAGAGTGTGGACGAGATGATTGACCTGGCCCTGGTCCCCAGCACCGGCAACCCGAGGTTGGACGGCTGGCTGGACGGCATCACGCGCGAG
The Terriglobia bacterium genome window above contains:
- a CDS encoding MFS transporter; the protein is MSDPAATQANAVPAADVFPPQQPVNPNWRRSFWALIITQFQGAFSLNVLRYLLTFMVLGTALDEVRRNSLASLITALFFIPLVLFSMAGGFLADRFSKRQVTVATKVIEIAAMVLAIFALSATQQQRLVQLTDLWRDPSLLFSHFPLALLVLFVVAMQAALFGPSKYGLLPELLPEKWLSWGNGIIELGTFLAIISGAMAAGWIAQTFQGREPYAGGMLVALAVLGWLTSLAIAKIPAAAPQKKFRANFVAELSEQVQLMRPDRALWLAVLGNTYFWFLGTLFLQTVLVYGKDVLNLSTTRIGFLDAALALGIGAGSVLAGYLSGNKIEYGLIPLGALGMTVMAALFGGVPHSFLSALGVLAGLGIFGGFVAVPVNALIQHRPAADNKGGIIAAANLLSFISGAAAAGMYFALTRYGHLHSPGVFVAGAVFTLAGTVYVLYLLPDWFLRLLLFFLTHTLYRIKVIGRDNIPEKGGALFVSNHMSFVDVALLIASTDRPIRFVMFQGIYDQPMIKPFAKMMGAIPISSELRPREMIRSLRTASDAIRNGEIVCIFAEGQITRTGQLLPFRRGMERIMKGVDAPIVPVNLHGVWGSVFSFERNRFLWKFPRRIPYPVTVSFGKWLPADAPAVEVRRAVQELQTAAFAADYKPKLTLDKTFVHTCRRYPWRFAAADGRVPKISFAGLLNKTIFVARRMKPLWQDQEMVGILLPPSVGGALVNYAASLLGRVPVNLNYTANNEVLASCAKQCNLQTVITSKAFLERFPAMQIPGKTILLEDALDAPRLGEKLAALLLAWTFPFQLLKRALGAKPQGAGDLATVIFSSGSTGDPKGVMLTHYNIYSNIRQVTQVFMLQGKDKVLGILPFFHSFGFTATLWMPVVHGIGVVFHPSPLDSKSISALVSKYSVTFLVATPTFLQAYMRRCSPEHFGSLQYVMVGAEKLPERVALAFEDVFGIRPLEGYGCTECSPVVAVNGRDFRAPGFRQVGGRRGTIGHPLPGVSVKVVDPDTLEPLPPGKPGMLMVKGPNVMKGYLGRPEKTAEVLKDGWYITGDIANLEEDGFLTITDRLTRFSKIGGEMVPHIKVEDKLHELAGATEQVFAVAAVPDEKKGERLVVLHTLSDDKLAPVVEKLAGCDLPALWKPRKDQFFHVDALPYLGTGKLDLRSMKAKAAELAGASA
- a CDS encoding AMP-binding protein, giving the protein MSSPGTIHEGAQPRQPMLVRLVIALPNWGLRVLLWVLSRIVYRIRVLGKENIPRKGGALLVSNHMSFVDVVLISAAANRPIRFLMFRDVYDSPFIKPFALLMRAIPIPTELRPRDLIESFRVASAAIRAGELVCVFAEGQITRTGSMLPFRKGMERIIRGVDAPIIPVNLHGVWGSIFSYERERFLWKAPRRMPYPVTVSFGKWLPSTASASEVRTAVQELHAAAFEADRAADRTLDRVLVRTARRYPWRFCMGDARFPKVSFADMLLKLIFVTRRLRAHWKDQEMVGVLLPPSAGGALVNFAATLLGKVPVNLNYTASTEVLESCAQQCKLQTVITSKLFMEKLAAINKIEVPAHTVYLEDVLANPKTKEKLAALFIAFFLPYALMKRVLGATKRTTNDLATVIFSSGSTGDPKGVMLTHHNVLANIRQMTQVFSFTSEDKLLGILPFFHAFGFTVTLWLTATYGVGVVYHPSPLDAQIIGEMTRKYKATFLIATPTFLQAYMRRIPREDFASLRCVLVGAEKLSERVARAFEDTFGVRPLEGYGCTECSPVVAVNIFDFRGPGIVQRGARPGTIGQPLPGVSIRIVDPDSGAALSANTPGMLLVRGPNVMQGYLGRPEKTAEVLRDGWYTTGDIAAVAEDGFLTITDRLSRFSKIAGEMVPHVKVEETLHELADTAEQIFVVSAVPDEKKGERLIVLHVLSEDQLAPILQKLAESDLPALWKPRKDQFFRVDTLPYLGTGKLDLRALKTRANEVVMPVAG
- a CDS encoding type II toxin-antitoxin system VapC family toxin, which gives rise to MILLDTHALVWAVAERKRLSHAAHAAILQAQKMDGVAIASISLWELAMLIARGRIQAFGTVDASVRLLTEGVVIKPITPEVAALAAQFPADFPADPADRLIGATAVAEGMSLVTRDARLRASPLLRTIW
- a CDS encoding type II toxin-antitoxin system Phd/YefM family antitoxin → MKKMPAGEFKARCLAVMDSVQRTKETVLITKRGRAVAKLIPADDTPAPFLGRLEGTVKITGDIESPVVPAETWDALR
- a CDS encoding molybdopterin-dependent oxidoreductase yields the protein MKKVVRAACPHDCPDACGVLITVEDGRATKVQGDPAHPVTRGFLCAKVTKYLDRVYSPDRVLYPMRRIAPKGKGKGDASDFARISWDEALNEIAARFKQVSAEFGPEAILPYSYAGNMGVLTFAGMAFRFFHRLGASQLNRTICATAGAAGNMSVTGRNIGTEPEQFAKSKYIIAWGANIHGTNIHLWPFIEEARRDGAKLVVIDPYLTRTAKAADWYLPINPGTDVALALSMMHVIIGENLHDADYLSKYTVGFEQLKQRVQDYPPEKVAQWTGISADDIRKLARDYATQRPATIRVNYGVQRAENGGSAVRAIAMLPCVTGSWKEVGGGMQLSLSGSFGLNNPALERPDLMAKSPLGRGARMINMVELGTALNQLDNPPVKAVFVFNSNPAVVAPDNNEVVRGFSRPDLFTVVHEQFFTDTTNFADIVLPATTFFEHKDLTKAYGHTYVQVSNQAIAPLGECRSNHDVFTDLAARMGFTEDCFLQSVDEMIDLALVPSTGNPRLDGWLDGITRERLENEGPTRLNFGNGDAPFLPYTQGGFFTPSGKAELFSEALAAQGKDPIAAFVPPQESRHSEKAKKLPLELLSRKADNFLNSSFCNVDSVKKMEQPDLLEIHADDAGQRGIREGDWVRVFNNRGEVRLRAHVNGAVQRGVVAAKLNWARLAPDGKSINVLTSETLTDLGEGPAFYSCLVEVEPVCGRERSGSPQAKS